A region from the Bacillota bacterium genome encodes:
- a CDS encoding beta-N-acetylhexosaminidase, whose protein sequence is MQLIPKVKKIQEMEGSFTIPKILKIFLPQELSNLEEVIEMFFVYETTSQVSATLRFTFNETMKDEGYHLVVQEERIEIEYIDYHGALYGLMTFFQLVKSNRVTCFDIVDFPDLKIRGFMLDISRDKIPTLETLKHLINLMMQIKMNHFELYIEGFSYEFPSFPGLPVDTPFLVSEFQELSKYAFIRGVDVVPNMNGLGHMTKWLNLKEYHSLSECEDGFLQYGFMFPASTLNPLDPKSIELVKKMYLDILPYSNSNYFHMNCDEPFELSKGKSQQECEKLGVGTVYMNYVSKLSSFVKEFGKTPFIWGDVILHHEEILVNFPESLIVVDWGYDFNYPFNLNAKLLQENRIPFILAPGTSSWNSFSSRLYDMKETTKNAALASKTFGGLGVITTDWGDFGHLQNLIFSYPGLIYAGVVSWGDDFESFDEIKVFMNEIIFNNTKDNVAQIIFDLASYSNLENEYLPNQTMTFKSIMYADPDSSHPLELKKYILKEALKTSIIKEDNKKMILTLIQKAKNAILDTSSEVKEEILQTIRLIQLSLDINQKINSNTLFDSRDLSLINQIIETHELLWLKRNKPGGLDRSLSRLFVIKALITDMNNQKL, encoded by the coding sequence ATGCAACTTATTCCAAAAGTAAAAAAGATTCAAGAAATGGAAGGAAGTTTTACTATTCCTAAGATACTTAAGATCTTTTTGCCTCAAGAGTTGAGTAATTTAGAAGAAGTAATTGAAATGTTTTTTGTTTATGAAACGACAAGTCAAGTGAGTGCAACCTTACGATTTACCTTTAATGAAACCATGAAAGATGAAGGGTATCATTTAGTCGTACAAGAAGAAAGAATTGAAATTGAATATATAGATTATCATGGTGCCTTATATGGTCTAATGACGTTTTTTCAATTAGTGAAAAGCAATAGAGTAACTTGTTTTGATATTGTCGATTTCCCAGATTTAAAAATTAGGGGATTTATGTTAGATATCAGTAGAGATAAAATTCCAACGCTTGAAACGCTAAAACATTTGATTAACTTAATGATGCAAATTAAAATGAATCATTTTGAACTATACATTGAAGGATTTTCTTATGAATTTCCATCATTTCCTGGGTTACCTGTTGACACTCCTTTTCTTGTATCTGAATTTCAAGAATTAAGTAAGTATGCTTTTATAAGAGGCGTTGATGTTGTGCCAAATATGAATGGATTAGGACACATGACTAAATGGCTTAATTTAAAGGAATATCATTCATTATCAGAGTGTGAAGATGGATTTTTACAATATGGGTTTATGTTTCCTGCATCCACATTAAACCCGCTAGACCCTAAAAGCATAGAGTTGGTAAAAAAAATGTATTTAGACATTCTTCCTTATTCTAATTCAAACTATTTTCATATGAATTGTGATGAACCATTTGAACTTTCAAAAGGAAAGAGCCAACAAGAATGCGAAAAACTTGGCGTAGGAACTGTTTATATGAATTACGTTTCTAAGCTTTCTAGCTTTGTAAAAGAATTTGGAAAAACACCTTTCATTTGGGGAGATGTTATTTTACACCATGAAGAAATTTTGGTGAATTTTCCTGAGTCATTAATCGTAGTAGACTGGGGTTATGACTTTAATTATCCATTTAATTTAAATGCCAAACTACTACAAGAAAATAGAATTCCATTTATTTTAGCTCCAGGCACGTCTTCTTGGAATAGTTTTTCTTCAAGGTTATATGATATGAAAGAAACAACTAAAAACGCCGCCTTGGCTTCAAAAACCTTTGGAGGATTAGGAGTTATTACTACCGATTGGGGTGATTTCGGTCATTTGCAAAATCTTATTTTTAGCTATCCTGGTTTAATCTATGCTGGAGTTGTTTCTTGGGGAGATGACTTTGAATCTTTTGATGAAATTAAAGTATTTATGAATGAAATTATTTTTAACAATACTAAAGATAACGTTGCTCAAATCATCTTCGATCTTGCCTCTTATTCCAATTTGGAAAACGAATATTTACCAAATCAAACAATGACTTTTAAATCGATTATGTATGCTGACCCAGATTCAAGTCATCCTTTGGAACTGAAGAAATATATTTTAAAAGAAGCATTAAAAACATCAATCATAAAAGAAGATAATAAAAAAATGATTTTGACTTTAATTCAAAAAGCAAAAAATGCAATTTTGGATACATCCTCAGAAGTGAAAGAAGAAATTTTACAAACAATTCGATTAATTCAATTATCACTAGATATCAACCAAAAAATCAATTCTAACACATTATTTGACTCTCGAGATTTGAGTTTAATCAATCAAATTATTGAAACTCATGAATTACTATGGTTAAAAAGAAATAAGCCAGGTGGGTTAGATAGAAGTTTATCTAGACTTTTTGTAATAAAAGCCTTGATAACCGATATGAACAATCAAAAATTATGA
- a CDS encoding sel1 repeat family protein gives MEKETQFSEALHAYEVRHFEQAFTMFSKLAKKKDLNSIYYLGLMYFSGLGAKQNSKEAFRLFSIAAIELHTEAIYMLGRCYEEASGVEENLKQAFEYYTASALQGSKDGALKVAEFYELGKGIPYNLSLALTTYVELAKKDHPYAMYKIGMAYFTGNGIKKSWESAHSWLNKALTNGSIDAMNQFRLMGSTSKTDFRETKDIMRIGIDLFESNRVNDSIIYFEIAAKEGNGLAYRYLSDAYFNGKGVKKSLETAFEYLSKAANLKDPSAMYTLGKRYETGEGTPSSFTKAAKWYEAASLLGYELAKIELKGIRGY, from the coding sequence ATGGAAAAAGAAACGCAATTTTCAGAGGCATTACACGCTTATGAAGTTCGCCATTTTGAACAAGCTTTTACGATGTTTTCTAAACTTGCTAAAAAGAAAGATTTAAATAGTATCTATTATTTAGGCCTCATGTACTTTTCTGGATTAGGAGCTAAACAAAATTCAAAAGAAGCTTTCCGTTTATTTAGTATAGCTGCCATTGAACTACATACAGAAGCTATTTATATGTTAGGTCGATGTTATGAAGAAGCGAGCGGTGTAGAAGAAAATTTAAAACAAGCTTTTGAATATTACACAGCATCAGCTCTTCAAGGAAGTAAAGATGGCGCTTTAAAAGTCGCTGAATTTTATGAACTTGGAAAAGGAATTCCTTACAATCTTTCTCTTGCCTTAACAACTTACGTCGAACTTGCAAAAAAAGACCATCCTTATGCGATGTATAAAATTGGAATGGCTTATTTTACAGGCAATGGGATTAAAAAAAGTTGGGAATCAGCTCACTCTTGGCTTAATAAAGCATTAACTAATGGATCGATTGATGCCATGAATCAGTTTCGATTAATGGGAAGCACTAGTAAAACAGATTTTAGAGAAACAAAAGATATAATGCGAATTGGAATTGATTTATTTGAGTCAAACCGTGTGAATGATTCAATCATTTATTTTGAAATTGCTGCAAAAGAAGGAAACGGATTAGCATATCGTTACTTAAGCGATGCTTATTTTAATGGAAAAGGCGTAAAGAAATCTCTTGAAACAGCTTTTGAGTACCTTTCAAAAGCTGCGAATTTAAAAGATCCAAGTGCAATGTATACCCTAGGGAAAAGATATGAAACCGGAGAAGGAACTCCTTCTTCCTTTACGAAAGCCGCTAAATGGTATGAAGCTGCAAGCTTACTAGGTTATGAATTAGCCAAAATCGAATTAAAAGGAATTAGGGGATATTAA
- a CDS encoding SEL1-like repeat protein, translated as MIEKVNPKSLNDLGDKYFNGINNEKNIEVAYTYYKQAADVGNPLGLYNVGKYFIEKKEYKLAIEYLQKAMACGYTKANLKLASMAVLGEGFHKNKKKAFKFVLDAAKQNDTFAYNQVASYYLLGIGCKKDTKKAWEYYQKSADLNNIEGMYQLGLLYLESTKNKSNPETALHWLDKAAVSGLKNAMIELKKIYSLPHPYFLKKSKGFLQEMIFYYDELLAKTGELESLKSVSISYYEGTQATKQNFEKSIIYFKKLMDLDEVLGYYGMGVSLLYGQGILQNSLQAKNYLEISAGRGYQKAMTRLGDLYRMGINIDIDFELAKTWYFEAAKQNDPDALMNLGLLHYRKQINNSSFELAFQYMENASKKGYFQAYYWMGIFYDKGIGCDSNFSLAEKAFQRAIQLGSLGALYKYAVLLFEKAESKTLKPKKQQIAYSTANEMFLKYVLDPQHSQSNSAYSMVYLAEMYENGKGVMESKRISRYWFELAAESGLSRAMVKMYQILQDTEYFSAYDWLQKAVKNEDDGEAFYEMGLLYYDLNSYIAKDLKKARAYFESAAKLKWKPAFEKLMMM; from the coding sequence ATGATTGAAAAAGTAAATCCTAAATCTTTAAACGATTTGGGTGATAAATACTTTAATGGCATAAACAATGAAAAAAATATTGAAGTCGCCTACACTTACTATAAACAAGCAGCAGACGTTGGAAATCCACTGGGCCTTTATAATGTAGGAAAATACTTCATTGAGAAAAAAGAATATAAACTTGCCATTGAATATTTACAAAAAGCTATGGCTTGTGGCTATACGAAAGCCAATCTGAAATTAGCTTCTATGGCAGTTTTAGGTGAAGGATTTCATAAAAATAAGAAAAAAGCATTTAAATTCGTACTCGATGCTGCCAAACAAAATGATACATTTGCATACAATCAAGTAGCAAGTTATTATCTTTTGGGAATCGGATGTAAAAAAGACACAAAAAAAGCATGGGAATATTATCAAAAATCAGCAGATTTAAATAACATTGAAGGAATGTATCAATTAGGATTGCTCTACCTCGAATCAACTAAAAACAAATCAAATCCTGAAACTGCTCTTCATTGGTTGGATAAAGCTGCAGTTTCTGGGTTAAAAAATGCAATGATTGAATTGAAAAAAATCTATTCATTACCGCACCCCTATTTTTTAAAAAAATCAAAAGGATTTTTACAAGAAATGATTTTTTACTATGATGAATTGTTAGCTAAAACGGGAGAACTTGAGAGTTTAAAATCCGTTTCTATTTCTTATTATGAAGGTACTCAAGCTACAAAACAAAATTTTGAAAAATCTATTATTTATTTTAAAAAATTAATGGATTTAGATGAAGTACTTGGATATTATGGCATGGGTGTTAGTTTATTGTATGGACAAGGAATCCTTCAAAATAGTCTTCAAGCGAAAAACTATCTAGAAATTTCTGCAGGTCGAGGCTATCAAAAAGCAATGACTCGTTTAGGTGATTTATATCGAATGGGAATAAACATCGATATAGACTTTGAATTAGCAAAAACTTGGTATTTTGAAGCCGCAAAACAAAATGATCCAGATGCTTTAATGAATTTAGGGCTTTTACATTATCGAAAACAAATTAATAATTCAAGTTTTGAACTGGCATTTCAATACATGGAAAATGCATCTAAAAAAGGGTATTTTCAAGCTTATTATTGGATGGGTATCTTTTATGATAAGGGTATTGGATGTGACTCTAATTTTTCTTTAGCTGAAAAAGCATTCCAAAGGGCCATCCAACTTGGAAGTTTAGGAGCTCTTTATAAATATGCCGTTTTACTCTTTGAAAAAGCCGAGTCAAAAACACTAAAACCAAAAAAACAACAAATAGCATATTCGACTGCAAATGAAATGTTTTTAAAATATGTCCTTGATCCGCAACATTCTCAAAGTAATTCAGCTTATTCCATGGTGTATCTAGCTGAAATGTATGAAAACGGAAAAGGCGTAATGGAATCAAAAAGAATTTCAAGGTATTGGTTTGAATTAGCTGCTGAATCCGGATTGTCAAGAGCTATGGTGAAAATGTATCAAATTCTTCAGGATACTGAATATTTTTCAGCATACGATTGGCTTCAAAAAGCCGTTAAAAACGAAGACGATGGAGAAGCGTTTTATGAAATGGGACTTTTGTATTATGACTTGAATTCATATATTGCCAAAGATTTAAAAAAAGCGAGAGCCTATTTTGAATCTGCAGCAAAACTAAAATGGAAGCCAGCTTTTGAAAAATTAATGATGATGTAG
- a CDS encoding epoxyqueuosine reductase QueH has protein sequence MNVFLHICCAPCSVMVLNILKEEKIDVTGYWYNPNVHPFTEYTSRLNALKQYSEMIQLPLVINDTYGLRQFVKHVISDLENRCDFCYEDRIRLTAKQAKLNGFDAFSTTLLISPYQKHERIKEIAVRIAKEEGIPFYYYDFRPYFRAGQQIAKTLPLYMQKYCGCIFSEEERYQKKLNK, from the coding sequence ATGAATGTTTTTTTACATATTTGCTGCGCACCTTGCAGTGTAATGGTACTAAATATATTAAAAGAAGAGAAAATAGATGTGACCGGATATTGGTATAACCCCAATGTTCATCCATTTACAGAGTATACGAGTCGATTAAATGCTCTAAAACAATACAGTGAAATGATTCAATTGCCTTTAGTGATTAATGATACCTATGGTTTGAGACAATTTGTAAAACATGTTATCTCTGACTTAGAAAATCGTTGTGATTTTTGTTATGAAGATCGAATTCGACTCACTGCAAAACAAGCTAAGCTTAATGGTTTTGATGCTTTCTCTACAACATTATTGATTAGTCCTTATCAAAAACACGAACGTATAAAAGAAATTGCGGTTCGTATTGCAAAAGAAGAAGGTATTCCTTTTTATTATTATGATTTTAGACCTTATTTTCGCGCAGGACAACAAATTGCTAAAACATTACCTTTGTATATGCAAAAATACTGTGGTTGTATTTTTAGCGAAGAAGAAAGGTACCAAAAAAAGCTAAACAAATAA
- a CDS encoding M20/M25/M40 family metallo-hydrolase translates to MKTEFYIFLAFVSLFFLLILIAIIRTFFTGNSLSKPVKKDISLEFQLKYAKGLQKLIQIKTISNRENTNLNSFEDLQKVITHLFPLIHLNLEQTKFDDGSFIYKWIGTTHNYPILLMAHQDVVPVDELNWKHTPFSGVIEHDTIIGRGTIDTKSTLYAIFQAVEELLSENFVPSVDIYLASSSNEEVSGNGAKITVDWLANQNIILSLVLDEGGVIVENAFPSMKKEMALVGVLEKGYVNLLFKAKSNGGHSSIPSRHSPIARLSEFVMHIERKFPLKTKMINEVKIMFEIASSSMSFWYRFIFGNMWLFKGFLTKILPSFSPYGRAFLSTTIAFTMSKGSDQENVIPSEAYLLANLRTHPIQGIQDSVAVLTKIAKKYDIECEIMNGREASPITDINSAGYIYLTKQIQTSFPDVLISPYIVLGGTDARHYRSISDSILRFSPLRVSQAELQSIHGNDERLKLSSLAQAVKFYEDFMRNY, encoded by the coding sequence ATGAAAACTGAATTTTATATTTTTTTAGCGTTTGTCTCTCTTTTCTTTTTATTGATATTGATTGCAATTATTCGAACGTTTTTTACTGGAAATTCACTTTCAAAACCTGTGAAAAAGGACATCTCTCTTGAGTTTCAATTAAAGTATGCAAAAGGATTACAAAAATTAATTCAAATTAAAACAATTTCCAATCGAGAAAATACTAATTTGAATTCTTTTGAAGATTTACAAAAAGTAATAACTCATCTATTTCCTTTAATACATTTAAACTTAGAACAAACAAAATTTGATGATGGATCCTTTATTTATAAGTGGATTGGAACAACTCATAATTATCCAATCTTGCTTATGGCACATCAAGATGTAGTGCCAGTTGACGAACTTAATTGGAAACACACCCCTTTTTCTGGAGTAATAGAACATGATACTATAATTGGAAGAGGGACAATTGACACGAAATCTACATTGTATGCAATCTTTCAAGCAGTTGAAGAATTGTTAAGCGAGAACTTTGTACCTTCAGTTGATATTTATCTAGCAAGCTCAAGCAACGAAGAAGTATCTGGAAATGGAGCCAAAATAACGGTAGATTGGTTAGCAAATCAAAACATAATCTTATCTTTAGTTTTGGATGAAGGCGGAGTGATTGTTGAGAATGCTTTCCCATCTATGAAAAAAGAGATGGCTTTAGTTGGCGTTTTAGAAAAAGGATATGTTAATCTGTTATTTAAAGCGAAATCAAATGGAGGGCATTCTTCCATTCCTTCTAGACATTCACCAATCGCAAGACTTTCTGAATTTGTAATGCATATCGAAAGAAAATTTCCTTTGAAAACAAAGATGATAAATGAAGTAAAAATTATGTTTGAAATTGCTTCTTCATCGATGAGCTTTTGGTATCGATTTATTTTTGGTAATATGTGGTTATTTAAAGGTTTTCTTACAAAAATCTTACCTTCCTTTAGCCCTTATGGAAGAGCTTTTCTTTCAACGACAATTGCCTTTACCATGTCAAAAGGAAGCGATCAAGAAAACGTAATTCCTTCCGAAGCATACTTATTAGCGAATCTCAGAACCCATCCAATACAAGGAATTCAAGATTCCGTTGCAGTATTAACTAAAATCGCAAAAAAATATGACATTGAATGTGAAATCATGAATGGCAGAGAAGCTTCTCCCATTACTGATATAAATTCAGCTGGTTATATCTATTTAACCAAACAAATTCAAACCTCTTTTCCAGATGTTTTAATTAGTCCTTATATTGTGTTAGGAGGTACAGATGCAAGACATTATCGTTCAATCTCAGATTCCATCCTTCGATTTTCACCTTTACGAGTCTCGCAAGCAGAGTTACAGTCGATTCATGGGAATGATGAAAGGTTAAAATTAAGTTCCTTAGCACAAGCCGTAAAGTTTTATGAGGATTTCATGAGGAATTATTAA
- a CDS encoding beta-lactamase family protein — protein sequence MIFPRKDFEKASCKDANIDKGFLVEMFDKIKEDHLNIHSLILLKDGAKVFDAYADGFGPNQTEEVYSISKSFTSIAIGICQDLGLLKIQDLVLPLFEKDITSYLPGYETLTITHLLTMSVGQEKNGLAELKSTDNPFQSFFNTPLIHQPGEVFFYNNFASFMLSAIVSKVTSQSCNDFLNDNMYQILDMEKPVWKDFNGINLGAHGLKLNAIDLAKFGLLLLNEGKWREIQVVSSAYILDASKNHITTSHVDNPKDTYGYGYQFWLNDFGDFRAAGWLKQYIVINKEYNLVFVTQAYEERELLDLFTQYIIPGFNKGWMYSPLSLREFVRRFEEDSKPIIENEKQTRNI from the coding sequence ATGATATTTCCTAGGAAAGACTTTGAAAAAGCGTCTTGTAAAGATGCAAACATTGATAAAGGATTTTTAGTTGAAATGTTTGACAAAATCAAAGAAGATCATTTAAACATTCATTCCTTAATTTTGTTAAAAGATGGCGCAAAAGTATTTGATGCCTATGCAGATGGCTTTGGTCCTAATCAAACCGAAGAAGTTTATTCCATTTCAAAATCATTTACTAGCATTGCCATCGGAATATGCCAAGATTTAGGACTTTTAAAAATTCAAGATTTAGTTTTACCTTTATTTGAAAAGGATATAACATCTTATTTACCAGGCTATGAAACCTTAACCATCACCCATTTATTAACCATGAGTGTTGGCCAAGAGAAAAATGGGTTAGCTGAATTAAAATCAACAGATAATCCATTTCAGTCTTTTTTTAACACCCCTTTAATCCATCAACCTGGAGAAGTCTTTTTTTACAATAATTTTGCTTCATTTATGCTTTCTGCGATTGTATCAAAAGTGACTTCTCAATCTTGTAATGATTTTTTAAATGACAATATGTATCAAATATTGGACATGGAAAAACCAGTTTGGAAAGATTTTAATGGGATTAATCTTGGAGCACATGGATTAAAACTGAATGCAATTGATTTAGCTAAATTCGGTTTGCTTTTATTAAATGAAGGTAAATGGAGAGAAATTCAAGTTGTATCAAGTGCTTATATTCTTGATGCCTCAAAAAATCATATTACAACTTCGCACGTAGATAACCCAAAAGATACTTATGGATATGGTTATCAATTTTGGTTAAATGATTTTGGTGATTTTAGGGCTGCTGGGTGGTTAAAACAATACATCGTTATCAACAAAGAATATAATTTGGTTTTTGTAACACAAGCTTATGAAGAAAGAGAATTGCTGGATTTATTTACCCAATATATCATTCCGGGATTTAACAAAGGCTGGATGTACAGTCCTTTATCTTTAAGAGAATTTGTTCGTCGTTTCGAAGAAGACTCAAAACCAATTATTGAAAACGAAAAACAAACAAGAAATATTTAA
- the trpB gene encoding tryptophan synthase subunit beta, with amino-acid sequence MQTREFGQYGGQFVEGEVLLAIKEVEFAFEKYRYDKEFNQEFNDLLKNYANRPSLLYFAKRMTEDLNGAKIYLKREDLNHTGAHKINNVLGQALLAKRMGKKRIIAETGAGQHGVATATVAALMGLDCEIYMGEEDTIRQALNVYRMELLGAKVHTVSTGTKTLKDAVDAAFMDFATHLESTYYLIGSAVGPHPYPLMVREFQKVIGKEIKEQILSLENRLPDYVIACVGGGSNAIGAFYEFIQDAEVNLVGCEAAGKGLDTKLHAATMTLGKDGVFHGMYTKFIQDEKGEVLPVYSISPGLDYPGVGPEHAHLLKSRRAKYVAISDKEAIDAFVYLSKTEGIIPAIESSHAVAYAMNLAKELSKDKMIVINLSGRGDKDTEEIAKILGYLQ; translated from the coding sequence ATGCAAACAAGAGAATTTGGTCAATATGGCGGTCAATTTGTCGAAGGTGAAGTGTTACTCGCAATTAAAGAAGTTGAATTCGCTTTTGAAAAATATCGTTATGACAAAGAGTTTAACCAAGAATTCAATGATTTATTAAAAAATTATGCAAATAGACCCTCTCTTTTATACTTTGCAAAGAGAATGACAGAAGATTTAAATGGAGCGAAAATTTATTTAAAACGTGAAGATTTAAATCACACAGGAGCTCATAAAATAAATAATGTTTTAGGTCAAGCTCTTTTAGCAAAAAGAATGGGTAAAAAAAGAATTATAGCTGAAACCGGTGCAGGACAACATGGAGTTGCGACTGCTACAGTTGCAGCATTAATGGGACTAGATTGTGAAATCTACATGGGAGAAGAAGATACAATAAGACAAGCTTTAAACGTCTATAGAATGGAACTGTTAGGGGCTAAGGTCCATACTGTATCTACTGGCACCAAAACACTAAAAGATGCTGTAGATGCTGCATTTATGGATTTTGCGACTCATTTGGAGTCCACTTACTATTTAATTGGATCAGCAGTTGGGCCTCACCCCTATCCATTAATGGTACGAGAATTTCAAAAAGTGATTGGTAAAGAGATAAAAGAGCAAATTCTTTCTTTAGAAAATAGATTACCTGATTATGTAATTGCTTGCGTTGGAGGAGGATCCAATGCCATTGGAGCTTTTTATGAATTCATTCAAGATGCTGAAGTAAATCTTGTAGGATGTGAAGCCGCAGGAAAAGGATTAGATACTAAGTTACATGCAGCAACTATGACTCTTGGAAAAGATGGTGTGTTTCATGGAATGTATACAAAATTTATTCAAGATGAAAAAGGAGAAGTTCTTCCTGTTTACTCCATTTCACCAGGACTTGATTATCCAGGAGTTGGTCCAGAACATGCTCACTTATTAAAATCAAGAAGAGCAAAATACGTAGCGATTTCAGACAAGGAGGCCATAGATGCTTTTGTCTATTTGTCAAAAACAGAAGGAATCATTCCGGCAATTGAATCCAGTCATGCCGTGGCGTATGCAATGAATTTAGCGAAAGAATTAAGTAAAGATAAAATGATTGTCATTAATTTATCTGGTAGAGGCGATAAAGATACAGAAGAAATCGCAAAAATATTAGGGTATTTACAATAA